In the genome of Paenibacillus pabuli, one region contains:
- a CDS encoding LTA synthase family protein, with protein sequence MMIKSSLAWIVIFDDIPIWKPLLTELPLIWICFCLIEWFAAKRRMWLYLGLNLVLSGIFFAAIMYYKYYGVIVNYHALAQVNQVTSVKSSMFSLLDPYYLFIFADILVIAGILIRRRIKLGGTERPGRVPLERRARRRIASVILMLSMVLCMLNIYPNRASMSEITQAEQMGILGYEAYTILADRPDKPVPLDQIDQNHIDEIKQTTALPAVVEEGAAKGRNVIVLQLESFQNFLIGLKVDGQEVTPHLNELAAQSMYFPNFYQQVGQGNTSDAEFVVNTSFYTPPNGAATTVYADKELPSLPRLMAANGYQTATFHTNDVHFWNRDQLYKALGFDQYYDIHYFGTEDSVAFSASDEVLYSKTLDKLEAMQASGSPFYAQIISMSAHHPYHLPEDKKSLTLPEQFNNTLPGDYLVSQHYADQAVGQFIDGLKERGLWENSVLVVYGDHLGLPIYSLDKTDEKLMQEIYGREYTSADMINIPLIVTAPGITPAAQLEQIGGQVDILPTIAGLTGVSLQNQLYFGQDLLREGNNLLPERYYLPSGSVLNDASLFVPETGYGDGTHYSLADAGRQDGVSVEPDQEKGTISNSLTDEPSVPASIMPTERNEKTTSSAYITKEQYERALDLLHLSNSYLSQLPNRNDAK encoded by the coding sequence ATGATGATCAAAAGCTCTCTGGCCTGGATTGTGATCTTCGATGACATCCCCATCTGGAAACCGCTGCTGACAGAGCTGCCGCTGATCTGGATCTGCTTCTGTCTGATTGAATGGTTCGCAGCCAAACGCCGGATGTGGCTATATCTCGGACTAAATCTGGTGTTATCGGGCATCTTCTTCGCAGCGATCATGTATTACAAATATTATGGTGTCATCGTCAATTATCACGCGCTCGCACAGGTTAATCAGGTAACCTCGGTCAAGAGCAGCATGTTCTCTTTGCTCGATCCGTATTATTTGTTTATTTTTGCAGATATTCTGGTTATCGCGGGGATTCTGATTCGTAGGCGGATCAAGCTCGGAGGGACTGAACGTCCAGGCAGAGTGCCGCTTGAACGAAGAGCCAGAAGACGGATTGCCTCGGTCATTCTGATGCTGTCGATGGTGCTGTGCATGCTCAACATATACCCCAATCGGGCAAGCATGAGTGAGATTACACAGGCGGAGCAGATGGGGATTCTCGGTTACGAAGCATACACCATTCTGGCGGATCGACCTGACAAACCCGTCCCCCTCGATCAAATCGATCAGAATCATATCGACGAGATTAAACAAACGACAGCACTGCCCGCTGTTGTGGAAGAGGGCGCAGCCAAGGGACGCAACGTCATTGTCCTTCAGCTCGAATCATTCCAGAACTTCCTGATCGGACTGAAGGTGGATGGACAGGAAGTTACACCCCATCTGAATGAGTTGGCTGCGCAAAGCATGTATTTCCCGAACTTTTATCAGCAAGTAGGACAGGGAAATACGTCTGATGCCGAATTTGTGGTAAATACATCGTTTTACACACCACCCAACGGAGCCGCGACTACCGTCTATGCCGATAAGGAGTTGCCAAGTCTGCCCAGACTGATGGCCGCGAACGGTTACCAGACAGCCACATTCCATACGAATGATGTGCATTTCTGGAATCGTGACCAGTTGTACAAGGCGCTTGGATTCGACCAGTATTATGATATTCATTATTTCGGAACAGAGGATTCCGTCGCCTTCTCGGCATCAGATGAAGTGTTGTACAGCAAGACACTGGATAAACTCGAGGCCATGCAGGCATCAGGGTCACCCTTCTATGCACAAATCATATCCATGTCTGCGCACCATCCTTACCATTTGCCAGAAGATAAAAAAAGTCTGACGCTGCCAGAACAGTTTAATAACACGTTGCCTGGGGATTATCTTGTATCCCAGCATTATGCTGATCAGGCGGTGGGACAATTTATTGATGGACTTAAGGAACGTGGACTATGGGAAAATAGCGTGCTGGTCGTTTACGGTGACCATTTGGGTCTGCCTATCTACTCACTGGATAAAACTGATGAGAAGCTGATGCAGGAAATCTACGGTCGGGAGTACACGTCCGCGGACATGATTAATATTCCACTCATCGTCACGGCTCCTGGCATCACGCCGGCAGCTCAGCTGGAACAGATCGGAGGACAGGTGGATATTCTGCCAACGATCGCCGGGTTGACCGGAGTCTCTCTCCAGAACCAACTGTATTTCGGGCAGGATTTGCTGCGTGAGGGAAATAATCTGCTGCCAGAACGCTATTACCTGCCCTCCGGTTCCGTATTAAACGATGCTTCACTGTTCGTTCCTGAGACGGGATACGGTGATGGCACGCATTACTCTCTAGCCGATGCTGGGAGACAGGATGGCGTTTCGGTAGAGCCTGATCAAGAGAAGGGGACGATTTCGAACAGTTTGACGGATGAACCTTCCGTGCCCGCATCTATCATGCCCACTGAAAGGAACGAGAAAACAACCTCATCCGCATATATTACGAAGGAACAGTACGAACGGGCTTTGGATCTTCTCCACTTATCCAACAGTTATCTGAGCCAGTTACCGAATCGAAATGACGCGAAATAA
- the cidR gene encoding cidABC operon transcriptional activator CidR: MDIRHLQYFLEVARQQSFTKAAEVLFITQPTISKTVKSLEDELGVTLLDRYGKKVALTDAGHVFFRQALEIEKSFRSLSSELDDLMNLKKGHLRIGLPPMVGSSFFPMIIGEFHKAYPQVSIQLFEDGAKKVEADVISGALDIGVAVLPTVDELLDHFVFVKEKLNLLVHPSHPLAAKESVALRELEHDAFVLFREDFALHDRIIAACQHAGFQPRVVYESSQWDLLSAMVAANLGVALLPETICREVDHMRVRIIPVMEPVIPWQLGMIWQKDRYLSFATREWINFTQSMLSE, translated from the coding sequence ATGGATATCCGCCATTTGCAATATTTTCTGGAAGTTGCCCGGCAGCAGAGCTTCACCAAAGCGGCCGAAGTACTGTTCATTACACAACCGACCATCAGTAAAACAGTCAAAAGCCTGGAAGACGAACTGGGTGTGACCCTGTTGGATCGTTATGGGAAGAAGGTGGCGCTGACCGATGCGGGGCATGTCTTTTTTCGGCAGGCGCTGGAGATTGAAAAGTCATTTCGCAGTTTGTCTTCCGAGCTGGATGACTTGATGAATCTGAAGAAAGGTCATCTGCGAATTGGTCTTCCACCGATGGTAGGGTCCAGCTTTTTCCCGATGATTATCGGTGAATTCCACAAAGCCTATCCGCAAGTGAGCATTCAGCTATTCGAGGACGGAGCCAAAAAAGTGGAGGCCGATGTCATCAGTGGTGCACTGGATATTGGCGTTGCTGTTCTTCCAACGGTGGATGAACTGTTGGATCATTTTGTTTTTGTGAAAGAAAAGCTGAACCTGCTCGTCCATCCTTCGCACCCGCTCGCGGCTAAGGAGTCGGTCGCACTTCGTGAATTGGAGCATGATGCTTTTGTACTGTTTCGGGAAGATTTTGCGCTGCATGATCGGATTATTGCCGCCTGTCAGCATGCAGGATTTCAACCCCGGGTAGTGTATGAGAGCTCCCAGTGGGACCTGCTCAGTGCAATGGTAGCGGCCAATCTGGGTGTAGCGTTGCTGCCAGAGACAATCTGTCGTGAGGTGGATCATATGCGTGTGCGCATTATACCCGTGATGGAGCCCGTAATTCCATGGCAGCTCGGCATGATTTGGCAGAAGGATCGATATTTGTCCTTCGCTACCCGGGAGTGGATTAATTTCACACAGTCCATGCTGAGTGAGTAA
- a CDS encoding alpha-amylase, with protein sequence MKRNHTMMQFFEWHLAADGKHWKRLAQMAPELKSKGIDTVWVPPVTKAVSAEDTGYGVYDLYDLGEFDQKGSVRTKYGTKQELIDAIAECQKNGIGVYVDLVMNHKAGADETEVFKVIEVDPNDRLKEISKPFEIEGWTKFTFPGRGDQYSSFKWNAEHFNGTDYDAKGERSGVFRIAGENKNWNQNVDDEFGNYDYLMFANIDYNHPDVRKEMLQWGKWLIDTLQCSGFRLDAIKHINHEFIKEFAAEMIRKRGQDFYIVGEFWNSNLDACREFLDTVDYQIDLFDVSLHYKLHEASLAGRDFDLSKIFDDTLVQTHPTHAVTFVDNHDSQPHEALESWVGDWFKPSAYALTLLRRDGYPVVFYGDYYGIGGPEPVEGKKEILDILMLARYDKAYGEQEDYFDHANTIGWVRRGVDEIEGSGCAVVISNGDDGEKRMFVGEHRAGEVWTDLTHSCEDSITIGKDGWATFHVCGGGVSVWALPDQGEDSAAQ encoded by the coding sequence ATGAAGAGAAATCATACGATGATGCAGTTTTTTGAATGGCACCTGGCCGCAGACGGAAAACACTGGAAACGCTTGGCCCAAATGGCGCCAGAACTGAAATCCAAGGGAATAGATACGGTGTGGGTGCCTCCCGTGACCAAAGCCGTATCTGCCGAGGATACCGGTTATGGTGTATATGACCTGTATGATCTGGGTGAATTTGACCAGAAGGGCAGCGTGCGCACCAAATATGGCACCAAGCAGGAACTGATCGATGCCATCGCAGAGTGTCAGAAGAATGGCATTGGCGTCTATGTAGATCTGGTGATGAACCATAAGGCGGGTGCGGATGAGACGGAAGTCTTCAAGGTGATTGAGGTCGATCCTAATGACCGATTGAAGGAAATCTCCAAACCGTTTGAGATTGAGGGATGGACCAAATTCACATTTCCGGGCCGAGGGGATCAATACTCCTCTTTCAAATGGAACGCTGAACACTTCAATGGCACCGACTATGATGCCAAGGGAGAACGAAGCGGTGTGTTCCGCATTGCAGGGGAGAACAAAAACTGGAATCAGAATGTCGACGATGAGTTCGGCAACTATGACTACCTGATGTTCGCCAATATTGATTACAATCACCCGGATGTCCGGAAGGAAATGCTCCAATGGGGAAAATGGCTCATCGATACGCTGCAATGCAGCGGTTTTCGACTGGATGCGATCAAGCATATCAACCACGAATTCATCAAGGAATTCGCTGCCGAGATGATTCGCAAACGCGGGCAGGATTTCTACATTGTGGGCGAGTTCTGGAACTCCAATCTGGATGCTTGCCGTGAATTTCTGGATACGGTGGATTATCAGATTGACCTGTTCGATGTGTCCCTGCATTATAAGCTTCATGAAGCCTCACTCGCTGGCCGGGATTTCGATCTTTCCAAAATTTTCGATGATACCCTTGTTCAGACACATCCAACACATGCCGTAACGTTTGTCGACAACCATGATTCCCAGCCGCATGAGGCACTGGAATCCTGGGTGGGCGATTGGTTCAAGCCGAGCGCATATGCACTAACGCTGCTGCGTCGTGACGGTTACCCGGTTGTTTTTTACGGGGATTATTACGGCATTGGTGGGCCCGAACCTGTCGAGGGCAAGAAAGAGATTCTGGATATTCTGATGTTAGCGCGTTACGACAAGGCCTATGGAGAGCAGGAAGATTACTTCGACCACGCGAACACGATTGGATGGGTACGCCGTGGGGTGGACGAAATCGAAGGCTCCGGTTGTGCAGTAGTTATCTCGAATGGTGATGATGGTGAGAAAAGGATGTTTGTTGGCGAACACCGTGCTGGCGAAGTCTGGACCGATCTGACACACAGTTGTGAAGACAGCATTACCATTGGGAAAGACGGATGGGCCACCTTTCATGTATGTGGCGGAGGCGTCTCCGTATGGGCTCTTCCGGATCAGGGTGAGGATTCTGCTGCTCAATAA
- a CDS encoding carbon-nitrogen hydrolase family protein yields the protein MKLRVSAVQYQLHTISSFEQFAAQAEHYIRTASEYGTEFVLFPEFFTTQLMSIGDKQGNALTIEDLPDFTEQYEQLFTSLAAKYGMHVIGGTHVIRREGKLYNTAHLFYPDGRISRQDKIHITPTEVQEWNMAPGDGLEVFDTDKGRIAMLTCYDIEFPEIVRIAKAKGADVIFCPSCTDDRHGFYRVRYTSHARAVENQVYVVLTGTVGNLPTVDFMRANYGQAAIITPNDIPFPPRGILAEGEINNDMIVTADLDLDLLYEVRERGSVTTWRDRRTDLYTDWE from the coding sequence ATGAAACTGCGGGTATCCGCTGTACAATACCAATTGCACACAATCAGCTCGTTTGAGCAGTTCGCCGCTCAGGCTGAGCATTACATACGGACAGCTAGCGAATACGGAACCGAATTTGTGCTGTTCCCGGAATTTTTTACAACGCAATTAATGTCCATTGGGGACAAACAAGGAAATGCACTGACCATTGAGGATCTGCCGGACTTTACGGAGCAATATGAGCAGCTATTCACATCACTTGCTGCTAAGTACGGCATGCACGTCATTGGGGGAACCCACGTCATTCGCCGTGAGGGGAAGCTGTATAATACAGCTCACCTGTTCTACCCGGATGGTCGCATCTCGCGCCAGGACAAGATTCACATTACACCAACCGAAGTACAGGAATGGAATATGGCTCCCGGAGATGGACTTGAGGTGTTCGACACCGATAAAGGCCGTATTGCGATGCTGACCTGTTACGATATTGAGTTCCCGGAAATTGTGCGGATAGCCAAAGCCAAAGGCGCTGACGTGATCTTCTGTCCTTCCTGCACGGACGATCGTCACGGATTCTACCGTGTGCGTTATACAAGTCATGCCCGCGCGGTGGAGAATCAGGTGTATGTAGTGTTAACCGGAACGGTGGGCAACTTGCCGACGGTTGATTTCATGCGTGCCAACTACGGACAGGCTGCGATTATTACGCCAAATGATATCCCGTTCCCGCCACGTGGCATTCTGGCCGAGGGTGAGATTAACAATGATATGATCGTGACCGCCGATCTGGATCTGGACTTGTTGTATGAGGTGCGCGAACGTGGATCGGTAACGACCTGGCGTGACCGGCGTACTGATCTGTATACCGATTGGGAGTAG
- a CDS encoding GNAT family N-acetyltransferase: MEFTRITSINDPLFTQMHKLMQEIFPREEVLDFPLWEEPLEDPGIRVFVAVHEGQVVGATEYRYYDDWNVAMTDFTIISREGLGIGSFLANHRKRDLQKLAAANGKELFGMFAEIYNPYLSQDHEFGGIKPMDPYVRREVLSHLGYQRLDFPYVHPSWQGDGEAVGGLDLCFMPGDESIGELPASLVADFLNRYYAVLPNKPQEWLAMVDQLTARKSVALLPL; this comes from the coding sequence ATGGAATTCACGCGCATTACATCCATCAATGATCCACTGTTTACCCAGATGCACAAGCTGATGCAGGAGATCTTCCCCCGGGAAGAAGTGCTGGACTTCCCCCTGTGGGAAGAACCGCTGGAAGATCCGGGTATTCGGGTATTCGTGGCTGTGCATGAAGGACAGGTCGTTGGAGCGACAGAGTACCGTTATTACGACGATTGGAACGTGGCCATGACCGACTTTACGATTATTAGTCGCGAAGGACTGGGGATCGGCAGTTTCCTGGCGAATCACCGCAAGCGTGATCTGCAAAAGTTGGCTGCGGCAAACGGGAAAGAACTGTTCGGCATGTTTGCCGAAATTTATAACCCTTATCTGAGTCAGGATCACGAGTTTGGAGGCATCAAGCCAATGGACCCTTATGTACGCCGCGAAGTATTGTCCCATCTGGGATACCAGCGTCTGGACTTCCCGTACGTTCATCCATCCTGGCAAGGGGACGGCGAAGCGGTTGGCGGCTTGGACCTGTGCTTCATGCCAGGCGATGAGTCGATCGGTGAACTGCCAGCCAGTCTCGTAGCTGATTTCCTGAATCGATATTATGCGGTGCTTCCGAACAAACCGCAAGAATGGCTTGCCATGGTGGATCAATTGACTGCTCGTAAGTCGGTTGCACTACTGCCGTTGTAG
- a CDS encoding GNAT family N-acetyltransferase — protein sequence MYTKEMLITNPDQSGKKVKAVVRNYVAADFEELIRIQAESFPPPYPEELLWSHEQLTSHVQHYPEGAICIEVDGELAGSMTSLRMQWDPAHSASHTWAEVTDDGYIRNHQPEGNTLYIVDLCVRPKYRKWGLAQLMMQAMYHLVIAQGMDRLLGAGRMPGYHLVADQLSAHEYLDQVAAGERRDPVISFLLRCGRMPVGVTADYLDDEESCNYAALMEWQNPFR from the coding sequence ATGTATACCAAAGAAATGCTGATTACCAACCCAGATCAGAGTGGCAAAAAGGTAAAGGCAGTCGTCCGCAATTATGTTGCTGCCGACTTTGAGGAGCTCATTCGTATTCAGGCGGAGAGTTTCCCTCCACCTTATCCGGAAGAGCTGCTCTGGAGTCACGAGCAGCTCACCAGTCATGTGCAGCATTACCCGGAGGGTGCCATCTGTATTGAAGTGGATGGAGAATTGGCCGGATCGATGACTTCACTGCGGATGCAGTGGGACCCTGCACATTCGGCGAGTCATACCTGGGCCGAAGTGACGGATGACGGCTATATTCGTAACCACCAGCCGGAAGGCAACACGCTGTATATTGTCGATCTCTGTGTTCGTCCAAAGTACCGTAAGTGGGGACTGGCACAGCTTATGATGCAGGCAATGTACCATCTTGTCATCGCACAGGGTATGGATCGGTTACTGGGTGCGGGCAGAATGCCAGGTTATCATCTGGTTGCAGACCAACTGTCTGCGCATGAATATCTGGACCAGGTGGCGGCGGGCGAGAGGCGTGATCCGGTGATATCGTTCCTGCTTCGCTGTGGCCGCATGCCGGTTGGTGTGACCGCAGACTATCTGGACGATGAGGAATCGTGCAACTATGCAGCCCTGATGGAGTGGCAGAATCCGTTTCGATGA
- a CDS encoding CidA/LrgA family protein yields the protein MKKWGLGILQVALLMAFSLLMDLLARTLHLPVPGSILGMVVLFILLQTRVVKLRWIEVGAAWLLGELLLFFIPSAVGIMNYMPMLEQDGLQILFIVLLSTFLVMACTGLVATRIAKRKERHTG from the coding sequence GTGAAGAAATGGGGCCTTGGCATTTTGCAAGTTGCGCTCTTGATGGCCTTTTCACTGCTCATGGACCTGTTGGCCCGTACTCTCCATCTGCCCGTACCGGGTTCCATACTCGGCATGGTTGTACTGTTCATTTTGCTCCAGACCCGGGTCGTGAAGCTGCGCTGGATCGAAGTTGGAGCTGCCTGGCTGCTCGGTGAGCTGCTGCTGTTTTTCATCCCGTCAGCCGTTGGCATTATGAACTACATGCCCATGCTGGAGCAAGACGGACTGCAAATTTTGTTTATTGTCCTGCTTAGCACATTTCTGGTCATGGCCTGCACAGGCCTTGTTGCCACCCGAATAGCAAAAAGAAAGGAGCGTCACACCGGATGA
- a CDS encoding helicase C-terminal domain-containing protein, with the protein MTTAIRISVRPLVEYVYRSGSIRPGFRTNASMQEGTRIHQRVQKDYTEEDLKEVVLEVELQHGDLTYVVEGRCDGLIRLDGQLTVDEIKSTAGNLDDLGDGAPVHWAQAMMYAYMYAVQHDEPRMQVQLTYVHTVTNEERRFRRMLERQELEQFAAELVAGYAPYAEMIVAYEEKRDISVRELPFPFRKYREGQRKLAGAVYKTIREGQGLMAKAPTGIGKTMSVLFPTVKAIGEGEAKRLFYLTARTTTRVAAEEAFARMQAEGLKMHVISLTAKDKICFKEEEACDTGQCGMCEGYYDRINGAVLDMLEHETLMTRPVIEQYARKHRVCPFEFSLDAAYAADAVICDYNYIFDPRISLKRMLEEQKRKTVLLVDEAHNLVDRGRMMFSAELEKAVFLDVKREFQTLGSGVTAAKAIADRTGAIDKYLITLRKNGGDEGKLLQQEAPEELIELLEPFVMVAEQCLVEGGSGNAETDELLLEAYFTAQNFLRIAKLYDERFITYAECVRSEVRVKLFCLDPSVLLRQTAKGFRSTIHFSATLSPLGYYRDMLGAEEEDYTLRIPSPFQREQLDVRLLPLSIRYRDRERSRQPIANMLRELVAEWPHSNLLVFFPSYPYMREVHGTYMEQPSEAEVVMQEQGMSEEEREAFLNAFQPHPERTRLVFAVMGGVFSEGVDLPGDRLNGVVVVGAGLPQIGLENNVLRDYYSRTGRNGFNYAYVFPGMNKVLQAGGRLIRTEEDKGVLVLVDDRFTEEPYRSLLPEEWQDYTRISPQ; encoded by the coding sequence ATGACAACCGCAATTCGAATATCAGTCAGGCCTTTGGTGGAATATGTGTACCGCAGCGGCAGCATCCGTCCAGGGTTTCGCACCAATGCATCGATGCAGGAGGGAACCCGGATACACCAGCGGGTGCAGAAGGATTACACAGAAGAGGATCTGAAAGAAGTGGTTCTCGAAGTGGAACTGCAGCATGGAGACTTGACCTACGTGGTGGAGGGGCGATGCGACGGGCTGATTCGTCTGGATGGTCAACTGACGGTGGATGAGATCAAATCAACTGCAGGAAACCTGGACGATCTGGGCGACGGGGCTCCTGTACACTGGGCACAGGCCATGATGTATGCCTATATGTACGCCGTTCAGCATGATGAACCCCGTATGCAGGTACAGCTTACATATGTGCACACCGTGACCAATGAAGAAAGACGGTTTCGGCGGATGCTGGAACGGCAGGAGCTTGAACAGTTTGCAGCAGAACTGGTGGCTGGCTACGCGCCATATGCAGAGATGATTGTGGCCTATGAAGAGAAGCGCGATATAAGTGTGCGAGAGCTGCCTTTTCCTTTTCGCAAATACAGAGAGGGACAGCGCAAGCTGGCAGGGGCCGTATACAAGACGATCCGTGAGGGACAGGGGCTGATGGCAAAGGCGCCAACAGGTATTGGCAAAACGATGTCCGTACTGTTTCCCACGGTCAAGGCCATTGGTGAAGGAGAAGCCAAACGACTGTTCTATCTGACCGCAAGAACGACGACGCGAGTGGCGGCAGAAGAGGCTTTTGCCCGGATGCAGGCGGAAGGCTTGAAGATGCATGTCATCAGTCTGACCGCGAAGGACAAGATCTGTTTCAAGGAAGAGGAAGCCTGTGATACGGGACAGTGTGGCATGTGCGAAGGATATTATGACCGTATTAATGGGGCCGTGCTGGATATGCTGGAACATGAGACGTTAATGACACGCCCGGTTATTGAACAGTACGCGCGCAAGCATCGGGTATGTCCGTTTGAATTTTCACTGGATGCTGCGTATGCAGCCGATGCGGTGATCTGCGATTATAACTATATTTTCGATCCACGCATCTCGCTCAAACGCATGCTGGAGGAGCAAAAGCGCAAGACGGTATTGCTGGTCGATGAGGCACATAATCTGGTTGATCGGGGCCGGATGATGTTTTCGGCAGAGCTGGAGAAGGCCGTCTTTCTGGATGTCAAAAGGGAGTTCCAGACGCTGGGCAGCGGTGTGACCGCCGCCAAAGCCATCGCGGATCGTACGGGTGCCATCGACAAATACCTGATTACGCTTCGCAAAAATGGTGGGGATGAGGGCAAATTGCTGCAACAGGAGGCGCCGGAGGAACTGATTGAACTGCTGGAGCCTTTTGTCATGGTTGCGGAGCAATGCCTTGTGGAAGGTGGCTCTGGAAATGCCGAGACGGATGAACTGCTGCTGGAAGCCTACTTTACCGCACAGAACTTCCTGCGTATTGCCAAGCTGTACGACGAACGCTTCATTACCTATGCGGAATGTGTGCGAAGCGAAGTACGAGTGAAGCTGTTCTGCCTTGATCCATCCGTGCTGCTGCGCCAGACGGCCAAAGGCTTCCGCTCCACCATTCATTTCTCTGCGACATTGTCACCCCTTGGCTATTACCGGGATATGCTAGGTGCGGAGGAAGAGGATTATACTCTGCGTATTCCTTCACCTTTCCAGCGGGAGCAGCTGGATGTGAGATTGCTGCCATTATCGATTCGCTATCGGGACCGTGAGCGTTCCAGACAGCCTATTGCCAATATGCTGCGCGAGTTGGTTGCCGAGTGGCCTCATAGCAACCTGCTTGTCTTTTTCCCATCCTATCCATATATGCGCGAAGTACATGGGACGTATATGGAACAGCCGAGCGAGGCAGAGGTTGTGATGCAGGAGCAGGGTATGAGCGAAGAGGAGCGGGAGGCGTTCCTGAACGCCTTCCAGCCGCATCCTGAACGAACACGATTGGTATTTGCCGTTATGGGCGGTGTATTTTCCGAGGGTGTCGATCTGCCGGGTGATCGTCTGAATGGAGTTGTGGTTGTCGGTGCCGGACTTCCCCAGATTGGTCTGGAGAACAACGTACTTCGCGATTATTATAGCCGGACAGGGCGCAACGGTTTCAATTATGCCTATGTTTTCCCCGGCATGAACAAGGTATTGCAGGCAGGCGGAAGGCTGATACGTACGGAAGAGGACAAGGGCGTGTTGGTGCTGGTTGACGATCGATTTACCGAGGAACCGTATCGTTCATTGCTGCCTGAAGAATGGCAGGACTACACACGAATTTCACCCCAATAA
- a CDS encoding antibiotic biosynthesis monooxygenase family protein produces the protein MYIYLVPSPIPDALAAYPHLTLRSEEQVRLAIESTERLMNIESNDNVAAYEAFDAAGSWTGGGYAVLNNIPVTEDGRNDFEERFRNRARKVEDEPGFVGIRVLRPLKDDTYVVLTLWQSEDHFKNWQQSQAYNHAHRNRSSSEGLTAQKPNMFPRPSFVTTFTIE, from the coding sequence ATGTATATCTATTTGGTCCCTTCACCGATTCCGGATGCACTTGCTGCATATCCGCATCTGACTTTGCGCAGCGAGGAACAGGTTCGTTTGGCCATTGAATCGACAGAACGTCTAATGAACATTGAGTCCAATGATAATGTAGCGGCGTATGAGGCCTTTGATGCCGCAGGCTCCTGGACAGGCGGCGGTTATGCCGTTCTGAACAATATACCCGTAACCGAGGATGGACGGAATGACTTCGAGGAACGCTTCAGGAACCGTGCGCGCAAAGTGGAAGACGAACCCGGTTTTGTCGGCATTCGTGTGCTTCGTCCGCTTAAGGACGATACGTATGTCGTACTTACACTTTGGCAGTCCGAGGATCATTTCAAAAACTGGCAGCAGTCTCAAGCCTATAACCATGCTCACCGCAACCGCAGCAGTAGTGAAGGGCTGACCGCACAGAAGCCCAACATGTTTCCAAGACCTTCATTCGTCACGACATTCACCATAGAGTAA
- a CDS encoding MBL fold metallo-hydrolase yields the protein MKITFLGTGDMFSVEQHHNSMLAEFGDTHLVIDFPESNAKALKEYGFPMTDIHNVFITHLHEDHINGVQMLGYYAQIVGDRKPTLYIHEELVDPLWNILSPGMRYTTDGERTMSDYYHIVPLPDGGTFELGGVTFETFRTQHVPGMVSNGLLAKRYFYYSADSTLDQERVEQAAADVQLIFHECHMHDLVIKSHTSLKDLQQLPAEIRQKTVLMHYHDEYANADKRTQFNQEHDLRMVGTLESFELEV from the coding sequence ATGAAAATTACATTTCTCGGTACAGGAGACATGTTCAGCGTGGAGCAACATCACAACAGTATGCTGGCCGAATTCGGAGATACACATCTGGTAATTGATTTTCCAGAGTCGAACGCAAAAGCATTAAAAGAATACGGATTTCCCATGACAGATATTCACAATGTGTTTATTACCCATCTGCATGAAGATCATATTAACGGAGTACAAATGCTTGGATATTATGCACAGATTGTGGGCGACCGCAAGCCAACCCTGTATATCCATGAAGAACTGGTTGATCCGTTATGGAATATTTTATCCCCTGGTATGCGTTATACAACCGATGGGGAGCGCACGATGAGCGACTATTACCATATCGTACCTTTACCGGATGGAGGCACATTTGAACTGGGGGGCGTGACGTTTGAGACTTTCCGAACACAGCACGTGCCGGGCATGGTCAGCAATGGTCTTCTTGCAAAGCGTTATTTCTACTATAGCGCGGACAGCACGCTGGATCAGGAACGGGTCGAGCAGGCCGCTGCAGACGTACAGCTCATTTTCCACGAATGTCATATGCATGATCTGGTCATCAAATCACATACCTCACTGAAGGATCTGCAACAGCTTCCTGCCGAAATAAGACAGAAAACTGTGCTAATGCACTATCATGATGAATATGCCAATGCGGACAAGCGTACACAGTTCAACCAAGAGCATGATCTAAGAATGGTAGGTACGCTGGAGTCATTTGAACTGGAAGTGTAG